One part of the Rutidosis leptorrhynchoides isolate AG116_Rl617_1_P2 chromosome 1, CSIRO_AGI_Rlap_v1, whole genome shotgun sequence genome encodes these proteins:
- the LOC139900957 gene encoding uncharacterized protein — MSELEGGETWVTQVSNLNFGDPLYLHPSDTSTTALISLKLKGTENYNVWSRAMLLALQTKNKLGFIDGSVAKSETDNVLAMQWDRCNSVVLSWILTSISEDLFSGQVFSQLAKTVWDELKKPMTKLMVLLPLIFIKVLTRCLKMAVLFLIIITKWKQFDALVKLPSCTFTANAEFKKYNDLIKLMQFLMGLYDYYVNIRSNILMQDPLPNVQTAFSIVSREESHKNFSKVSSVSKTPKSSFLVSKSFDNTKRFGRGPNPNLKCTKCNKTDHTIERCYEIVGFPPGWVKRAGNSQNFNKSAMSNGTFVENKPGNLKSENMGLSNEQMMKLIKLINDKSGSGNVQANAAGTLFYFSHKFNENFKNFFKSNVSECDLNNDPGWIIDSGASQHMTGSLKSLKNVFAVSKLGMIVGHPNGTVAQITKVGDLQLTNNITLNNVLVVPGYCVNLNFCA, encoded by the coding sequence ATGTCTGAACTTGAAGGGGGGGAAACTTGGGTCACCCAAGTGAGTAACCTTAATTTTGGAGACCCTCTTTATTTGCACCCAAGTGACACCAGTACCACTGCCCTCATTTCTTTAAAATTAAAGGGTACTGAAAATTATAATGTCTGGAGTAGAGCTATGTTATTAGCCCTACAAACTAAAAATAAGCTTGGCTTCATTGATGGTTCTGTTGCAAAATCTGAAACTGATAATGTGCTTGCTATGCAATGGGATAGGTGTAACTCTGTTGTGCTCTCTTGGATTCTTACTTCAATATCTGAGGATTTGTTTTCAGGACAAGTTTTTTCTCAACTTGCTAAAACTGTTTGGGATGAATTAAAAAAACCTATGACAAAATTGATGGTTCTATTACCTTTAATCTTTATCAAAGTGTTAACACGGTGTCTCAAAATGGCAGTCCTATTTCTGATTATTATCACAAAATGGAAACAGTTTGATGCTTTGGTCAAATTACCTTCTTGCACCTTCACTGCTAATGCTGAGTTTAAAAAGTATAATGATTTGATCAAACTAATGCAATTTTTAATGGGGTTATATGATTACTATGTGAACATTAGGAGTAATATCTTAATGCAAGATCCTCTCCCTAATGTTCAAACTGCTTTTTCAATTGTTTCAAGAGAAGAATCACATAAAAACTTTTCAAAAGTCAGTTCTGTCAGTAAAACCCCAAAATCATCTTTTCTGGTGTCTAAATCTTTTGATAACACAAAAAGATTTGGTAGAGGACCTAACCCTAATCTTAAATGCACTAAGTGCAATAAAACTGACCATACCATTGAAAGGTGTTATGAGATTGTAGGATTCCCACCTGGTTGGGTTAAAAGGGCTGGAAATAGTCAAAACTTTAATAAATCTGCTATGAGCAATGGTACTTTTGTTGAAAATAAACCTGGAAATTTAAAGTCTGAAAATATGGGATTAAGCAATGAGCAAATGATGAAGTTGATTAAGTTAATTAATGATAAGTCTGGGTCTGGAAATGTGCAAGCTAATGCAGCAGGTACATTATTCTATTTTAGTCATAAATTTAATGAAAATTTCAAAAACTTCTTTAAAAGTAATGTTTCTGAATGTGATCTTAATAATGATCCCGGGTGGATCATTGACTCTGGAGCATCTCAACACATGACTGGATCCCTAAAATCCTTAAAAAATGTTTTTGCTGTGTCAAAACTTGGCATGATAGTTGGACACCCAAATGGTACTGTTGCCCAAATTACTAAAGTGGGTGATCTACAATTAACTAATAACATTACTTTAAACAATGTGTTGGTTGTTCCAGGATACTGTGTGAATCTTAATTTCTGTGCATAG